One window of the Methanomassiliicoccaceae archaeon DOK genome contains the following:
- a CDS encoding AAA family ATPase — translation MSKDAYIPREHYLSRIRESRGSDFIKVLTGIRRCGKSTLMGMFIDELKDSSIPDDRIFFVNLDDASMEMETFRDLIDAVESKVGDVEGSYIFLDEVQNIPEWERAVSTFYTRGADVYITGSNSDMLSSELATKLSGRCLEIRVQPLVFSEYVMFRQSDDHTRLLEDYLRHGGFPAVSLALDRMPAQVDDILDGIYNTVFNKDIAGRHEIRGNAMIDHLCNYLMKNIGDRTSVRGAANYMTSKGMRTQPPTVDQYIGFLEEAFLFSRARRLDSKAKEYLRTADKFYVADLGIRHCRVPFHPDDLDGIMENVVYNELIYRFGDVAVCSVGQYEVDFVANSMGTPSYYQVSISINDPATRERELRPLKAIGDNYPKTVITYERFPMTDIDGIRIISLLDWLSEDPRRIGGAPRPPA, via the coding sequence ATGTCTAAGGATGCATACATCCCACGCGAGCATTACTTGTCACGCATCCGCGAGTCCCGCGGTTCCGATTTCATCAAGGTATTGACGGGGATCCGCAGGTGCGGAAAATCCACCCTCATGGGGATGTTCATCGATGAGCTCAAGGATTCGAGCATACCGGACGACAGGATATTCTTTGTTAATCTGGACGACGCGAGCATGGAGATGGAGACTTTCCGTGACCTCATTGACGCCGTCGAATCGAAGGTGGGCGATGTCGAGGGATCGTACATCTTCCTCGACGAGGTGCAGAACATCCCCGAGTGGGAGCGTGCCGTGTCGACGTTCTATACTCGCGGAGCGGATGTGTACATCACCGGCTCCAACTCCGACATGCTGTCCTCCGAACTCGCCACAAAACTCTCCGGCAGGTGTCTGGAGATCCGCGTGCAGCCCCTCGTATTCTCCGAATACGTCATGTTCAGGCAATCGGACGATCATACAAGACTGCTGGAGGACTACCTCCGTCACGGCGGGTTCCCGGCAGTGTCCCTGGCCCTGGACAGGATGCCAGCGCAGGTGGACGACATCCTGGACGGTATATACAACACGGTGTTCAACAAGGATATAGCTGGAAGGCACGAGATCCGCGGGAACGCGATGATCGACCACCTCTGCAACTACCTCATGAAGAACATCGGCGACCGCACATCCGTCAGGGGAGCGGCGAACTACATGACCAGCAAGGGGATGAGGACGCAACCTCCGACCGTCGACCAGTACATCGGCTTTCTGGAGGAGGCTTTCCTGTTCTCAAGGGCCAGGAGATTGGATTCCAAGGCGAAAGAGTACCTCAGGACCGCGGACAAGTTCTATGTCGCTGACCTAGGCATCCGTCACTGCAGGGTCCCGTTCCATCCGGACGACCTCGACGGCATCATGGAGAATGTGGTGTACAACGAGCTCATATATCGTTTCGGGGATGTGGCGGTGTGCAGTGTCGGACAATACGAGGTGGACTTCGTGGCCAATTCCATGGGCACCCCGTCGTACTACCAGGTGTCCATAAGCATCAACGACCCGGCCACCAGGGAAAGGGAGCTTCGTCCGCTGAAGGCCATCGGGGACAACTACCCCAAGACGGTGATCACGTACGAAAGGTTCCCCATGACGGACATCGACGGCATCCGCATCATCAGCCTGCTGGATTGGCTCTCGGAGGATCCGCGACGTATCGGCGGTGCTCCGAGACCTCCGGCTTGA
- a CDS encoding proteasome assembly chaperone family protein, with translation MESYVSFDCRPELRRPVIIEGLPGVGNVGKLVADLMAEQLGAKRMMRIFSPELPPQVLVDDECIANTACCEAWYADIGERDAVFILGDYQATTPIGQYILSDETFRMFLKYDPSLIVTLGGYGTGALVPAPRVLGAVSDPDMKPALEEAGVGFYPSEPQGGIVGAAAMFLGFGSIYGIPSVCIMGETSGYIVDYRSARNVLDALCNYLGIHVDASSYQEQIDQIDTASTMLASDSQNDGDDEDLVYIR, from the coding sequence ATGGAAAGCTACGTCAGCTTTGACTGCAGGCCGGAACTGAGGAGGCCCGTCATCATCGAGGGGCTCCCGGGCGTCGGCAACGTCGGCAAACTGGTCGCCGACCTTATGGCCGAGCAGCTCGGAGCGAAACGCATGATGCGCATTTTCTCCCCCGAACTCCCGCCGCAGGTCCTCGTCGACGACGAATGCATCGCGAACACGGCCTGCTGCGAGGCCTGGTACGCGGACATCGGGGAGAGGGATGCGGTCTTCATCCTTGGAGACTACCAGGCCACCACACCCATAGGCCAGTACATACTGTCCGACGAAACGTTCAGGATGTTCCTGAAGTACGACCCCTCGCTCATCGTCACCCTGGGCGGCTACGGCACAGGCGCTCTCGTTCCCGCACCCCGCGTCCTCGGTGCCGTGTCGGATCCCGACATGAAGCCCGCACTCGAGGAGGCCGGCGTCGGCTTCTACCCGTCGGAGCCGCAGGGAGGCATCGTAGGTGCCGCCGCGATGTTCCTCGGTTTCGGATCCATCTACGGGATCCCCTCTGTTTGCATCATGGGCGAGACGTCCGGATACATCGTCGACTACAGGAGTGCCAGGAACGTGCTGGATGCGTTGTGCAACTACCTCGGCATACACGTAGATGCGTCCTCGTACCAGGAGCAGATCGACCAGATAGACACAGCCAGCACGATGCTCGCATCGGACTCCCAGAACGACGGGGACGACGAGGATCTGGTGTACATTCGTTGA
- a CDS encoding SpoIIE family protein phosphatase, translating to MQRVSAAKLLNGKRVKDFVGRREIILFIGAAIITQIVSSISYQLPVNIMPNLALCPVIGLLFGPFASLGVNLVSLIDNVYMGYSPLYCCLNLLTMFLTSYIPYRLWYSVGLDRDDRPPVLDSVRNITKFVVMMMVSSLVYTVLYNITYGLTDGQFILNFEDVVRFINVLSFSFLFGLAAILLLRYLGIKFYSPKFGGTPDDFRRSVDPRFYDMILVLGILLPLLVLNLSPTGPAIPAIGVLTYALLFAFLLKPVESASMDELTVRIKGLEINKFNRSLIERMIVIFIIYGLLICLAFGAAASIGILNDVFGWGYDITVLFYMSMGLLVFFVPAMIFLWYLEKYVTDPVGELSEASRNFISSDHEFSSEEFEYSCRDLVNQDSEIGELARSLTKMTGDIEEYVEDLRMLNSQQEMYRAELNVAKNIQESFVPTNFSIVDGSGASIAAVMDAAKYVGGDFYDFFMIDTDHLAISIGDVSGKGVPAALFMAVTKSLIEGQSRPGFTPDEIFSKVNIGLCRNNEEFMFVTSWLGILELETGRLTYCSAGHNPPVLIRLDQDPVLLTTKQCLVLGAREGITYTSDEIVMEPGDRILLYTDGVTEANDHFDSFYQTDRLMAKMKECDSMPLDDQIRAIVDDINEFTKGATQFDDMTMLMMRYDGKKKSAEALLDREDVAPSVAPVADAVDVPLDKEDS from the coding sequence GTGCAAAGGGTATCGGCTGCGAAGCTTCTGAATGGCAAGCGTGTCAAGGATTTCGTGGGAAGACGCGAGATCATCCTATTCATAGGCGCAGCCATAATTACCCAGATCGTCTCCAGCATCAGCTACCAGCTGCCCGTCAACATAATGCCGAACCTGGCGCTCTGTCCCGTTATCGGCCTGCTGTTCGGTCCCTTCGCTTCGCTGGGCGTCAACCTGGTCAGCCTCATCGACAACGTGTACATGGGGTACTCGCCGCTCTACTGCTGCCTGAACCTCCTCACGATGTTCCTGACATCGTACATCCCGTACAGGCTCTGGTACAGCGTGGGCCTCGACAGGGACGACCGCCCGCCGGTCCTGGATTCCGTCCGCAACATCACCAAGTTCGTCGTGATGATGATGGTGTCCAGCCTTGTGTACACCGTGCTGTACAACATAACGTACGGGCTCACGGACGGACAGTTCATCCTCAACTTCGAGGACGTCGTCCGCTTCATCAACGTGCTCTCGTTCTCGTTCCTCTTCGGACTGGCTGCGATCCTGCTTCTGAGGTACCTCGGAATAAAGTTCTACAGCCCGAAGTTCGGAGGCACGCCCGACGACTTCAGACGCTCCGTCGACCCCAGGTTCTACGACATGATCCTGGTGCTCGGGATCCTGCTCCCGCTACTGGTCCTCAACCTGTCGCCAACAGGACCGGCCATCCCCGCGATCGGGGTTCTGACCTATGCGCTGCTGTTCGCTTTCCTGCTCAAGCCCGTGGAGTCCGCCAGTATGGACGAGCTCACGGTCAGGATCAAGGGACTCGAGATCAACAAGTTCAACAGGAGCCTGATCGAGCGCATGATCGTGATCTTCATCATCTACGGTCTGCTGATCTGCCTCGCTTTCGGAGCGGCGGCTTCCATCGGGATCCTGAACGACGTGTTCGGATGGGGATACGACATCACGGTCCTGTTCTACATGAGCATGGGGCTGCTGGTGTTCTTCGTTCCGGCCATGATATTCCTGTGGTACCTCGAGAAGTACGTGACGGACCCCGTGGGAGAGCTGTCTGAGGCCTCGAGGAACTTCATCAGCAGCGACCACGAGTTCTCCAGCGAGGAGTTCGAGTACAGCTGCAGGGACCTGGTCAACCAGGACTCCGAGATAGGGGAGCTCGCCAGGTCCCTGACGAAGATGACCGGCGACATAGAAGAGTACGTCGAGGACCTGAGGATGCTGAACAGCCAGCAGGAGATGTACAGGGCGGAGCTAAACGTCGCCAAGAACATCCAGGAGTCCTTCGTGCCCACCAACTTCTCAATAGTCGACGGCAGCGGCGCGTCAATCGCCGCGGTCATGGATGCGGCGAAGTACGTCGGAGGAGACTTCTACGACTTCTTCATGATAGACACCGACCACCTGGCGATATCCATCGGAGACGTGTCCGGGAAGGGAGTGCCCGCCGCCCTGTTCATGGCCGTCACCAAGTCCCTGATCGAGGGACAGTCCCGCCCGGGATTCACCCCCGACGAGATATTCAGCAAGGTCAACATTGGTCTGTGCAGGAACAACGAGGAGTTCATGTTCGTGACATCCTGGTTGGGGATACTGGAGCTCGAGACCGGAAGGCTGACGTACTGCAGCGCCGGCCACAACCCCCCGGTGCTGATTAGGCTCGACCAGGACCCGGTGCTCCTCACCACCAAGCAGTGCCTGGTCCTCGGAGCCAGGGAGGGCATAACATACACCTCCGACGAGATAGTGATGGAGCCTGGGGACAGGATCCTGCTGTACACGGACGGTGTCACCGAGGCGAACGACCACTTCGACAGCTTCTATCAGACTGACCGTCTCATGGCGAAGATGAAGGAGTGCGACAGCATGCCCCTCGACGACCAGATACGCGCGATCGTCGACGACATCAATGAGTTCACGAAGGGAGCCACCCAGTTCGACGACATGACAATGCTGATGATGAGGTACGACGGGAAGAAGAAGTCAGCTGAGGCTCTTCTCGATCGTGAGGACGTTGCGCCCTCCGTCGCGCCTGTAGCTGATGCCGTCGACGTTCCTCTTGACAAGGAAGATTCCTAA
- a CDS encoding MFS transporter, whose translation MVTAYMLCETIMIPVAGKLSDIYGRKPLFLLGFVLFILGSVVAGMSVNMEMLIVCRAIQGFGGGILIPVATAAVADFYAPKDRGRMQGILGAFFGIGSGIGPLIGGYITEYVSWYWIFYINVPLAVVSMALTVRRFAQPDEDAEHSIDRRGIALLSLLLLDVLLLIELGGREFEWVSPTSAAMAAVAVVLLCLFVRVERSAREPLLAPHLFRNRTIVKSALFMLIYGIGMMGVMTYSSMFAIYIFGLTTLEAGVYSLAMVCGMPITSVSSGMLINRTGYRAWLTVGPVLCFVGLCLMSRMGLGTSIAYYCGSTFLFGLGLGCFMSVIMTAVQNSSKPREMGMTTSSVNLVRSIGATMGTAIFSMIITAAIALHLEAVLPSGMFDAVPHDTGILDIVAAIQAGTPGYESVAPYVDDILGAFADSVDTAFLIGGVLLLLLMFIGVTFRVGNGRTPEED comes from the coding sequence ATGGTGACGGCGTACATGCTCTGCGAGACCATCATGATCCCCGTTGCCGGGAAGCTGTCCGACATATACGGGAGGAAGCCGCTGTTCCTCCTGGGATTCGTGCTATTCATCCTCGGGTCCGTCGTCGCGGGGATGTCGGTGAACATGGAGATGCTCATCGTCTGCCGTGCGATCCAGGGGTTCGGCGGGGGCATACTGATCCCGGTCGCCACCGCCGCCGTCGCGGATTTCTACGCTCCCAAGGACAGGGGCAGGATGCAGGGCATACTCGGTGCGTTCTTCGGGATCGGGAGCGGGATCGGCCCCCTCATAGGCGGATACATAACGGAGTACGTGTCCTGGTACTGGATATTCTACATCAACGTGCCGCTGGCGGTGGTGAGCATGGCCCTCACCGTGAGGAGGTTCGCACAACCCGACGAGGATGCGGAGCACAGCATAGACAGACGCGGCATCGCGCTGCTGTCCCTCCTTCTCCTGGACGTGCTGCTCCTGATAGAGCTCGGCGGAAGGGAGTTCGAATGGGTGAGTCCGACCAGCGCCGCCATGGCAGCCGTCGCGGTTGTCCTCCTCTGCCTGTTCGTCAGGGTCGAGAGGAGCGCGCGCGAGCCTCTCCTGGCACCGCACCTGTTCAGGAACCGCACCATCGTCAAGTCGGCCCTGTTCATGCTGATCTACGGCATAGGGATGATGGGCGTGATGACCTACTCGTCCATGTTCGCAATCTACATATTCGGTCTGACCACCCTGGAGGCCGGGGTGTACTCCCTGGCCATGGTGTGCGGCATGCCGATCACCTCCGTGTCCAGCGGGATGCTTATCAACAGGACGGGATACAGAGCGTGGCTCACGGTCGGACCAGTCCTCTGCTTCGTCGGCCTGTGCCTGATGTCCAGGATGGGGCTGGGCACGTCCATAGCGTACTACTGCGGGAGCACGTTCCTGTTCGGACTCGGGCTTGGGTGCTTCATGTCCGTGATCATGACCGCCGTCCAGAACAGCTCCAAGCCCAGGGAGATGGGGATGACCACCTCGTCCGTGAACCTTGTCAGATCCATCGGGGCCACCATGGGGACGGCGATATTCTCCATGATCATCACCGCTGCGATAGCCCTGCATCTCGAGGCCGTCCTGCCGAGCGGGATGTTCGATGCCGTGCCCCATGACACTGGGATCCTCGACATCGTGGCCGCGATCCAGGCCGGCACGCCCGGGTACGAGTCCGTCGCCCCCTACGTCGACGACATCCTGGGTGCGTTCGCCGACAGCGTGGACACCGCGTTCCTGATCGGTGGCGTCCTCCTCCTGCTGCTGATGTTCATCGGAGTGACGTTCAGGGTCGGTAACGGCAGGACCCCGGAGGAGGACTGA
- a CDS encoding HpaII family restriction endonuclease → MGITKGNAGEWSEPYVLLKLLADGKIYKSDKDLNINENVWHEIRSIIFKKNKSDMDGSLKYIIDPDQRTVEVQVDGEPVLRIQREDCRSYAEGLREAILTSSHGRGTVDIPATYEEYLKNSLKREVLKASVKDTPDIWLNLEDTRNTTDKPLGFSIKSILSSPPTIFNPSDGTNIIYELTGNVNEQTISELQSITKHYKGVEKRGKKKVEVEYDHPNREERVLYIRNHGIGLKLVGTGTVHHDNHGNHTLEPSQFERNLLMIGSDALPILSFMTIEAYFNGIVNLSHLVDVLDKEDPLNYKPSPEQPFYRRRVEDMLVAMTLSMTGVDVWDGSEGTNGGMIFVKTDGDVVCYHLFDRNDFREFLLQNMRFDWPSARRYFSTSITKDGDRYLMNLNVQIRMVPRQKAMSNLLIEGYYDFEKGIVYEEHEIIKMFESL, encoded by the coding sequence ATGGGAATAACAAAGGGGAATGCGGGGGAATGGTCGGAGCCGTATGTTCTTCTCAAACTGTTGGCTGACGGAAAGATCTACAAGTCAGACAAAGATTTGAACATAAACGAAAACGTCTGGCATGAGATTCGCTCTATCATCTTCAAAAAGAACAAATCTGACATGGACGGATCTCTGAAATACATAATTGATCCAGATCAAAGAACCGTCGAAGTTCAGGTCGACGGAGAACCTGTTCTTAGAATCCAGAGAGAAGACTGCAGATCATATGCCGAGGGACTGAGAGAGGCCATTTTAACGTCTTCCCATGGAAGGGGTACGGTGGACATTCCAGCGACCTACGAAGAATATCTGAAGAATTCTCTCAAACGCGAAGTCCTCAAAGCCTCTGTAAAGGATACTCCCGACATCTGGCTGAATCTGGAGGATACGCGCAATACTACGGACAAACCTCTCGGATTCAGCATCAAGTCCATCCTGAGTAGTCCACCTACCATTTTCAATCCCAGTGACGGCACAAATATCATCTACGAACTCACAGGAAACGTAAACGAACAGACAATCTCCGAACTTCAGAGCATTACGAAACACTACAAAGGCGTTGAGAAAAGAGGTAAGAAGAAGGTTGAAGTCGAATACGACCACCCCAACCGTGAGGAGAGGGTGTTGTACATAAGAAACCATGGGATAGGTCTCAAATTGGTCGGTACAGGAACTGTCCATCACGATAATCATGGAAACCATACTCTTGAGCCGAGTCAATTTGAAAGAAATCTCCTTATGATCGGCTCAGACGCTCTTCCAATTCTCTCTTTCATGACCATTGAAGCCTACTTCAACGGAATCGTAAACCTCAGTCACCTTGTGGACGTGCTCGATAAGGAAGACCCCCTGAATTACAAACCCAGTCCCGAGCAGCCTTTCTACAGGAGAAGAGTCGAGGACATGCTTGTAGCAATGACCCTCTCGATGACCGGTGTCGATGTGTGGGACGGTTCGGAAGGAACCAACGGAGGAATGATCTTCGTAAAGACGGACGGAGATGTTGTGTGCTACCACTTGTTCGACAGGAACGATTTCCGCGAATTCCTTCTTCAGAATATGCGCTTTGACTGGCCCAGCGCCAGAAGATACTTCAGCACAAGCATAACTAAAGATGGAGACAGATACCTTATGAATCTGAACGTACAGATTCGCATGGTACCGAGACAGAAGGCAATGTCGAATCTTCTCATTGAAGGATATTACGACTTCGAAAAAGGCATTGTATACGAAGAACATGAAATAATAAAAATGTTTGAATCGTTGTGA
- the vsr gene encoding DNA mismatch endonuclease Vsr, translated as MSRIRSKDTKIEVELRKELWSRGLRYRKNVKNVPGKPDIAFIGKKVAVFCDSEFWHGYDWEHRKNDIKTRREFWIPKIERNIQRDLEVNQLLEEQGWIVLRFWGKEIQKDVSGCADRIEKVVRER; from the coding sequence ATGTCCCGCATCCGTAGCAAGGACACCAAGATTGAAGTGGAACTCAGAAAAGAGCTCTGGTCTCGTGGACTCCGCTATCGTAAGAATGTCAAAAATGTCCCAGGCAAACCTGACATTGCATTCATTGGGAAGAAGGTAGCTGTATTTTGTGACAGTGAGTTCTGGCACGGTTATGACTGGGAACATCGCAAGAACGATATCAAGACCCGCAGAGAGTTTTGGATTCCCAAGATAGAGAGGAACATACAAAGGGATTTAGAAGTGAACCAGCTACTGGAAGAGCAAGGTTGGATCGTCCTGAGATTCTGGGGAAAAGAAATTCAGAAGGATGTCTCAGGCTGCGCGGATAGGATAGAAAAGGTGGTGAGAGAAAGATGA
- a CDS encoding anti-sigma factor antagonist (This anti-anti-sigma factor, or anti-sigma factor antagonist, belongs to a family that includes characterized members SpoIIAA, RsbV, RsfA, and RsfB.) yields the protein MFGRKKTKDQPLTSSYTETEEGIIIRLSGRLDSVSSAEFQEEAVQKCRGRSTTLDMDGVTYLSSAGLRAILALDKAVGRNNKLSVINAKDAVKDVLDMSGFSEFI from the coding sequence TTGTTCGGCAGGAAGAAGACCAAGGACCAGCCACTGACATCCAGCTACACCGAGACGGAAGAGGGCATAATCATCAGACTCTCGGGAAGACTGGACTCCGTGTCGTCCGCAGAGTTCCAGGAGGAGGCCGTCCAGAAATGCAGGGGCAGGTCGACCACGCTCGACATGGATGGGGTCACCTACCTGTCCAGCGCCGGACTGAGGGCCATCCTCGCCCTGGACAAGGCTGTGGGCAGGAACAACAAGCTCAGCGTCATCAACGCCAAGGACGCCGTCAAGGACGTCCTCGACATGTCCGGATTCAGCGAGTTCATCTGA
- a CDS encoding tyrosine-type recombinase/integrase: MARGNYTGISCINEHLATTYKHSKPETVAKYRGVLYQINGDVKDNGYSDNPRQYDEETIEFLLGLWKERDLAVSTKDWYLHILNRYLRCFDNNVIEEMGIDFGQDIRPNVNWLSDEQAEHLMRMEKTPLEEVVIHLELCLGLRVAEVCRLRLVDIHFDDDPRKCYVSVRGKGKGDGKWRSVPFHPDSRAVFERWIVRRNDIIEKIHAYDPTWEVPEQLLIWGHYENRPTGGHYTERSHSLDRAVIHKVRDRAGFDFSNHTLRRTFGRTLYRAGIPIETISKLYGHDDTQTTIRYLGIDLDDMGSALARMYEYQYSKR; the protein is encoded by the coding sequence ATGGCAAGAGGTAATTACACTGGAATCTCGTGCATCAACGAGCATCTCGCGACGACATATAAGCACAGCAAGCCCGAGACCGTGGCCAAGTACCGCGGCGTCCTTTACCAGATCAACGGGGACGTGAAGGACAACGGCTACTCGGACAATCCCCGTCAATACGACGAGGAGACCATCGAGTTCCTTCTCGGACTCTGGAAGGAGCGCGACCTCGCTGTCTCCACCAAGGACTGGTACCTCCACATCCTCAACAGGTACCTCAGATGCTTCGACAACAACGTGATCGAGGAGATGGGCATCGACTTCGGCCAGGACATCCGCCCCAACGTCAACTGGCTGTCCGACGAGCAGGCAGAACACCTCATGAGAATGGAGAAGACCCCCCTCGAGGAGGTCGTCATCCACCTCGAGCTCTGCCTCGGCCTAAGGGTTGCTGAGGTCTGCAGGCTGCGCCTCGTGGACATCCACTTCGATGACGACCCCCGCAAGTGCTACGTCTCCGTCCGCGGCAAGGGCAAGGGGGACGGCAAGTGGAGGAGCGTCCCGTTCCACCCGGACTCCAGGGCGGTTTTCGAGAGGTGGATCGTCAGGCGCAACGACATTATCGAGAAGATCCACGCATACGACCCGACCTGGGAGGTCCCCGAGCAGCTCCTGATCTGGGGCCACTACGAGAACCGCCCGACCGGAGGACACTACACCGAGAGGAGCCACAGCCTGGACCGCGCGGTGATCCACAAGGTCCGCGACCGTGCCGGATTCGACTTCTCCAACCACACCCTCAGGAGGACGTTCGGCCGCACGCTCTATCGTGCCGGCATCCCGATCGAGACAATCTCCAAGCTCTACGGCCATGACGACACACAGACCACCATCCGCTACCTCGGTATCGACCTCGACGACATGGGCTCCGCCCTCGCCAGGATGTACGAGTATCAGTACTCCAAGAGATGA
- the dcm gene encoding DNA (cytosine-5-)-methyltransferase, producing MTSKYRSIDLFAGIGGIRMGFDRAFGDEIKTVFASEWDPYAQQTYKANFDTPEEINGDITKIDEKDVPDFDICLAGFPCQAFSIAGRKQGFKDDYKGMSRGTLFFDVVRICDLHRPKVIFCENVKGLTIHDKGRTFDVIINTLKDMGYTPLYKVLNSKDYGVPQNRERIYIVAFRNDIDCSSFQFPQPTNTKTKIADILEKEPVSVKYYLSDVYLETLRKHRARHEAAGHGFGYEIKDLNGVSSALVCGGMGRERNLIVDDRLTDFTPVTNIKGEVNREGVRKMTPREWARLQGFPDDFKLVLSDTHLYKQFGNSVTVPVIEAIAKEVRRTLDGNNKGECGGMVGAVCSSQTVG from the coding sequence ATGACGTCTAAATACAGGTCCATAGACCTCTTCGCGGGAATAGGCGGAATCCGCATGGGATTCGACAGAGCCTTCGGTGACGAGATCAAGACGGTCTTCGCCAGCGAATGGGATCCCTACGCGCAGCAGACCTACAAGGCCAACTTCGATACTCCCGAAGAAATCAACGGAGATATTACTAAGATCGATGAGAAGGATGTGCCTGATTTCGATATCTGTCTCGCTGGATTCCCCTGCCAGGCATTCTCCATCGCTGGAAGGAAACAGGGATTCAAGGACGACTACAAAGGCATGTCCCGCGGAACTCTGTTTTTCGACGTTGTCAGAATCTGTGACCTCCACAGACCTAAGGTAATCTTCTGCGAGAACGTCAAGGGCCTCACAATCCATGATAAAGGCAGGACATTTGATGTGATCATCAACACTCTCAAAGACATGGGCTACACCCCCCTGTATAAAGTCCTCAACAGCAAGGACTACGGAGTCCCACAGAATAGGGAGCGCATCTACATCGTCGCATTCAGGAACGACATCGACTGCTCGTCATTCCAGTTCCCCCAGCCCACCAACACGAAGACGAAGATTGCTGATATCTTGGAAAAGGAACCCGTCTCTGTGAAGTACTACCTCAGCGACGTGTATCTGGAGACCCTAAGAAAACACAGGGCCAGACACGAGGCTGCGGGCCACGGATTCGGCTATGAAATCAAGGATCTCAACGGCGTATCTTCCGCTCTCGTCTGCGGAGGGATGGGTAGGGAGAGGAATCTGATCGTAGACGACCGCCTCACCGATTTCACCCCCGTGACCAACATCAAGGGAGAGGTCAACCGCGAAGGAGTCCGTAAAATGACCCCTCGCGAATGGGCGAGACTCCAGGGATTCCCCGACGACTTTAAGCTTGTTCTTTCCGATACCCACCTCTACAAACAGTTCGGCAATTCGGTCACCGTCCCGGTCATCGAGGCCATTGCGAAGGAAGTTAGGAGGACTTTGGATGGGAATAACAAAGGGGAATGCGGGGGAATGGTCGGAGCCGTATGTTCTTCTCAAACTGTTGGCTGA
- a CDS encoding ATP-binding protein, with amino-acid sequence MRGTAGAEDTKSLTVPSSKDNLYEVQGFVEKCLKGCGVSPKALTQLELIIEEIFINISSYAYHPPGSGEVEISCDVEKDVMKVTITFADKGPEFDPLEIGDPDVSKDVRDREPGGLGIFLVKRNVDGISYRRDGGRNVLTIEKSLS; translated from the coding sequence ATGCGTGGTACCGCGGGAGCGGAGGACACAAAGTCCCTAACCGTTCCGTCCTCCAAGGACAATTTGTATGAGGTCCAGGGGTTCGTGGAGAAGTGCCTGAAGGGTTGCGGAGTCTCCCCCAAGGCCCTGACGCAACTGGAACTCATAATCGAGGAGATTTTCATAAACATCTCCAGCTATGCGTACCACCCGCCCGGCTCGGGAGAGGTAGAGATATCCTGCGATGTCGAGAAGGATGTGATGAAGGTCACGATAACCTTCGCTGACAAGGGGCCGGAGTTCGATCCACTCGAGATAGGGGATCCGGATGTGAGCAAGGACGTCAGGGACCGCGAACCGGGGGGATTAGGAATCTTCCTTGTCAAGAGGAACGTCGACGGCATCAGCTACAGGCGCGACGGAGGGCGCAACGTCCTCACGATCGAGAAGAGCCTCAGCTGA